A region of Microbacterium suwonense DNA encodes the following proteins:
- a CDS encoding HpcH/HpaI aldolase family protein, whose translation MPLRLAKPFRARLAESDRPLIGMWVCSGSPTICEIAAGSGVDWLLIDMEHSANSLESVLSQLQVAAAYPVTPVVRVPWNDAVAIKQVLDLGAQNIIVPMVSSADEARAAVAATRYPPQGVRGVGSALSRSARWNRIDGYLENATSLVSLTVQIETIAGVAAAAEIAAVDGVDAVFVGPSDLSASMGLLGQQTHPDVVAAVHSVFDAAHAAGSHVGVNAFAPDAADAYVEVGADFVAVGADVAMLARASEALASRFIPSASDEQRASY comes from the coding sequence ATGCCGCTTCGTCTAGCCAAGCCATTCCGTGCGCGCCTCGCTGAGAGCGATCGTCCGCTGATCGGGATGTGGGTCTGCTCCGGCAGCCCCACGATCTGCGAGATCGCCGCCGGTTCGGGCGTGGACTGGCTGCTGATCGACATGGAGCATTCCGCGAACTCACTGGAGAGCGTGCTCTCCCAGCTGCAGGTCGCGGCCGCATACCCGGTCACTCCGGTCGTCCGCGTGCCGTGGAACGATGCCGTCGCGATCAAGCAGGTGCTCGATCTGGGCGCGCAGAACATCATCGTGCCGATGGTCTCGTCGGCCGATGAGGCTCGCGCCGCGGTCGCCGCCACTCGCTACCCGCCGCAGGGCGTGCGTGGGGTCGGCAGCGCGCTGTCCCGCAGCGCACGCTGGAATCGGATCGACGGCTACCTGGAGAACGCCACTTCGCTCGTGTCGCTCACGGTGCAGATCGAGACCATCGCGGGCGTCGCCGCCGCCGCCGAGATCGCTGCGGTCGACGGGGTGGATGCCGTGTTCGTGGGCCCCTCCGATCTGTCGGCGTCGATGGGCCTGCTCGGGCAGCAGACCCATCCGGACGTGGTCGCGGCCGTGCACAGCGTGTTCGACGCCGCGCACGCTGCCGGATCGCACGTCGGTGTGAACGCTTTCGCTCCCGACGCCGCGGACGCTTACGTCGAGGTGGGTGCCGATTTCGTGGCGGTCGGCGCCGACGTGGCGATGCTGGCGCGAGCATCCGAGGCGCTGGCATCGCGGTTCATCCCGTCGGCCTCCGACGAGCAGCGCGCCAGCTACTGA
- a CDS encoding glycoside hydrolase family 43 protein has product MHLDDIHIRDPFVLDSPESEHRYWLFGSTDDNIWSGPATGFDTYWSDDLENWTGPIAAFRPSDDFWSHTQYWAPEVHIHNGAFHMFATFTAEGRRRGTQVLRADRPEGPYLPWSDGPVTPHDWECLDGTLHVEDGTPYLVFCHEWKDVGDGEIHVLELSPDLRRAVGQPRMLFRASSAPWTLSIPRPEFPEVFVTDGPSMHRAADGRLFMLWSSWGDGGYAVGVATSATGSVQGPWTQSEQPLWPTDGGHGMIFADAEGQLFLTLHTPNRTPDERAAFFPLVETAEGLRLRENPQKTGETNGRASRTPIAPPERVMRSFGATRSGTTADAPARAPAIMSSPSTGCAARPITAITPPAASVCTRQPRGNEKASSPSRCTSTSSSSATSSQSAPPIVRA; this is encoded by the coding sequence ATGCATCTCGACGACATCCACATCCGCGACCCCTTCGTGCTCGACTCGCCGGAGTCGGAGCACCGTTACTGGCTGTTCGGCAGCACGGACGACAACATCTGGTCGGGTCCCGCCACCGGCTTCGACACCTACTGGAGCGACGACCTCGAGAACTGGACCGGACCCATCGCCGCGTTCCGGCCCTCCGACGACTTCTGGTCGCACACCCAGTACTGGGCGCCGGAGGTGCACATCCACAACGGCGCGTTCCACATGTTCGCCACCTTCACCGCCGAGGGGCGACGGCGCGGCACGCAGGTGCTGCGCGCCGACCGCCCGGAGGGCCCCTACCTGCCGTGGTCGGATGGCCCGGTCACCCCGCACGACTGGGAGTGTCTGGACGGCACGCTGCACGTCGAGGACGGCACGCCCTACCTCGTCTTCTGCCACGAATGGAAGGACGTCGGCGACGGCGAGATCCACGTGCTCGAGCTGTCGCCCGACCTGCGCCGCGCCGTCGGCCAGCCCCGGATGCTCTTCCGCGCGTCGTCGGCGCCGTGGACGCTCAGCATCCCCCGCCCCGAGTTCCCGGAGGTGTTCGTCACCGACGGGCCGTCGATGCATCGCGCGGCCGACGGCCGGCTGTTCATGCTCTGGTCGAGCTGGGGCGACGGCGGTTACGCGGTGGGGGTGGCGACCTCGGCGACCGGCTCGGTGCAGGGACCGTGGACGCAGTCCGAGCAGCCGCTGTGGCCCACCGACGGCGGACACGGGATGATCTTCGCGGATGCCGAGGGGCAGCTGTTCCTCACCCTGCATACGCCCAATCGCACGCCCGACGAGCGGGCCGCGTTCTTCCCGCTGGTCGAGACTGCGGAAGGGCTGCGGCTGCGAGAGAACCCTCAGAAGACCGGTGAGACGAACGGGCGCGCTTCGCGCACGCCGATCGCGCCGCCGGAGAGGGTGATGCGCTCGTTCGGCGCGACCCGCAGCGGCACGACAGCGGATGCTCCCGCCCGCGCACCCGCGATCATGAGCTCCCCCTCGACGGGCTGCGCCGCGAGGCCGATCACCGCGATCACGCCGCCGGCGGCATCCGTCTGCACGCGCCAGCCGCGGGGGAACGAGAAGGCGAGCTCTCCGTCGCGATGCACCTCGACGAGCTCGTCGTCGGCGACGAGTTCCCAGTCCGCTCCGCCGATCGTGCGGGCGTAG
- a CDS encoding ABC transporter substrate-binding protein, translating to MRRITRSYAAAGAAVAALLVLTSCSGNAEPAGEVDPDEPIQLEISWWGDDARAALFADVIDLFEDEHPNITVVETPVGSPDDLFNRLATDFAGGGDTAPDVFALGGAKPLEYGGLGALLDLGTVSDQLDVSKYPDFSLTNATVDGKLYGLPTGGNATAAFINADIFADAGVELPGDDWNWDDLITAANKIGSAGLTNDNGQPVYGIDLRVQDILGTYAGQVSELGMYDWDGQLDVDADDIAGWYEIETALQDGGGLPDPSVVTSNWQLPPDQQPFTLGQAGVTFGYSNLMSVYAGAGDVKMLLPPTSTDSSGVALLPSAFWSINAATKHPAAAALLVDWFLNEPAAAELILDTRGVPFNPDTLAVVAPKLEGASQIAADYVNVVLDSGVVAPPQPAGGAILNELSQRMESDVLFGKATPAEAGQRLVDELGAALK from the coding sequence ATGAGGCGTATAACCCGTTCGTACGCGGCTGCAGGCGCTGCAGTCGCCGCACTCCTCGTACTCACCAGCTGCTCCGGCAATGCCGAGCCGGCAGGCGAGGTCGACCCGGATGAGCCCATCCAGCTCGAAATCTCCTGGTGGGGTGACGACGCGCGAGCCGCACTGTTCGCCGACGTCATCGACCTGTTCGAAGACGAGCATCCGAACATCACCGTCGTGGAGACCCCGGTGGGTTCGCCCGATGATCTGTTCAACCGCCTGGCCACCGACTTCGCCGGCGGCGGCGACACCGCCCCGGACGTCTTCGCTCTCGGCGGCGCGAAGCCACTGGAGTACGGCGGGCTCGGTGCGCTGCTGGATCTGGGCACTGTCTCCGACCAGCTCGACGTGTCGAAGTACCCGGACTTCTCGCTGACCAACGCCACCGTCGACGGCAAGTTGTACGGCCTGCCCACCGGCGGCAACGCCACCGCGGCGTTCATCAACGCCGACATCTTCGCCGACGCGGGTGTGGAGTTGCCCGGTGACGACTGGAACTGGGACGACCTGATCACCGCGGCGAACAAGATCGGCAGCGCCGGTCTGACCAACGACAATGGGCAGCCCGTCTATGGAATCGATCTGCGGGTCCAGGACATCCTGGGAACCTACGCCGGGCAGGTCAGCGAGCTGGGGATGTACGACTGGGACGGTCAGCTCGACGTGGACGCCGACGACATCGCCGGCTGGTACGAGATCGAGACCGCGCTGCAGGACGGCGGAGGCCTTCCCGATCCGTCGGTGGTGACCTCGAACTGGCAGCTCCCGCCCGACCAGCAGCCGTTCACGCTGGGGCAGGCCGGCGTCACCTTCGGCTACAGCAACCTGATGAGCGTGTACGCCGGTGCGGGCGATGTGAAGATGCTGCTGCCACCGACGTCGACCGACAGCTCCGGAGTGGCACTGCTGCCGTCGGCGTTCTGGTCGATCAACGCCGCGACCAAGCATCCGGCCGCCGCTGCGCTGCTGGTGGACTGGTTCCTCAACGAGCCTGCCGCCGCCGAGCTGATCCTCGACACGCGTGGCGTGCCGTTCAACCCCGACACGCTCGCCGTCGTCGCCCCGAAGCTGGAGGGCGCGAGCCAGATCGCGGCCGACTACGTGAACGTGGTGCTCGACAGCGGTGTCGTCGCTCCGCCGCAGCCCGCCGGTGGTGCGATCCTCAACGAGCTGTCCCAGCGTATGGAGTCCGATGTGCTGTTCGGCAAGGCGACACCCGCCGAGGCCGGCCAGCGCTTGGTCGACGAGCTGGGCGCCGCACTGAAGTGA
- a CDS encoding carbohydrate ABC transporter permease, producing the protein MSSLGELRTIARSRRGTALRVREKYPDNKAALVFLLPWMIGLLGLTIGPIFASLYLSFTDYNLLQPPVWSGLDNIVEMFGDARFWNSFRVTVVYVLVGVPLQLALALALAMLLDKGMRGLPFYRSVFYLPSLMGGSVAVAILWRQVFGKEGLVNGFLAWFGIDGPGWIGHPDFALGTLIVLNIWTFGSPMVIFLAGLRQIPEMYYEAASMDGAGRVRQFFSITFPLLTPVIFFNLVLQIIFSFQAFTQAYVVSGGTGGPSDSTMFFTLLLYKEAFTELDMGYASAMSWFLLVVIAAFTAFNFWLSKYWVFYDD; encoded by the coding sequence GTGAGCAGTCTCGGGGAACTCCGCACCATCGCACGATCCCGGCGAGGCACCGCCCTGCGCGTCCGGGAGAAATACCCCGACAACAAGGCCGCCCTGGTCTTCCTCCTGCCCTGGATGATCGGGCTGCTGGGTCTGACCATCGGCCCGATCTTCGCATCGCTGTACCTGTCGTTCACCGACTACAACCTGCTGCAGCCGCCGGTGTGGTCGGGGCTGGACAACATCGTCGAGATGTTCGGCGACGCGCGCTTCTGGAACTCGTTCCGCGTCACCGTCGTCTATGTGCTCGTCGGCGTGCCGCTGCAGCTCGCCCTCGCCCTCGCCCTGGCGATGCTGCTCGACAAGGGCATGCGGGGGCTGCCGTTCTACCGGTCGGTCTTCTATCTGCCCTCGCTCATGGGCGGCTCGGTCGCCGTGGCCATCCTGTGGCGCCAGGTGTTCGGCAAGGAGGGTCTGGTCAACGGCTTCCTCGCCTGGTTCGGCATCGACGGCCCCGGCTGGATCGGTCACCCCGACTTCGCCCTGGGCACGCTCATCGTGCTGAACATCTGGACCTTCGGCTCCCCGATGGTGATCTTCCTCGCCGGGCTCCGCCAGATCCCCGAGATGTACTACGAGGCCGCATCGATGGACGGTGCGGGCCGCGTCCGTCAGTTCTTCTCCATCACCTTCCCGCTGCTGACCCCGGTGATCTTCTTCAACCTCGTGCTACAGATCATCTTCTCCTTCCAGGCGTTCACGCAGGCGTACGTCGTCTCCGGCGGCACCGGAGGTCCGAGCGACTCGACGATGTTCTTCACACTGCTGCTCTACAAAGAGGCCTTCACCGAGCTCGACATGGGGTACGCCTCGGCGATGTCGTGGTTCCTGCTCGTGGTGATCGCCGCATTCACCGCCTTCAATTTCTGGCTCTCGAAGTATTGGGTGTTCTATGACGACTGA
- a CDS encoding carbohydrate ABC transporter permease: protein MTRRRAGTAIPRLRSLGKHALLILFSVIMIYPLIWLLVSSLKPNADIFRDLSIFTTDLTVDNYVNGWNDLQHPFGLFLLNSTIIAFGAIIGNLLSCSMAAYAFARLKFRFRTLAFTLMLGSIMLPFQVILVPQFIIYKELGWLNTFLPLIAPKFLATEAFFVFLMVQFIRGLPKELFEAARIDGAGHFRSYFQITLPLIIPSLATTAIFTFIWSWGDFFGPLIYLRLPQLFPASLALKGFLDAQSSSNYGSMFAMSVVSLIPLFLVFLFGQRFLIKGAATSGIK, encoded by the coding sequence TTGACGCGTCGCCGCGCCGGCACCGCCATCCCGCGCCTACGCTCGCTGGGCAAGCACGCTCTGCTGATCCTGTTCAGCGTGATCATGATCTATCCGCTGATCTGGCTGCTGGTGTCCAGCCTCAAGCCGAACGCCGACATCTTCCGCGACCTCAGCATCTTCACCACCGACCTCACCGTCGACAACTACGTCAACGGCTGGAACGATCTCCAGCATCCGTTCGGGCTGTTCCTGCTGAACTCGACGATCATCGCGTTCGGTGCGATCATCGGCAACCTGCTCTCCTGCTCGATGGCGGCTTACGCGTTCGCACGCCTGAAGTTCCGCTTCCGCACGCTCGCCTTCACGCTCATGCTCGGCTCGATCATGCTGCCGTTCCAGGTCATCCTGGTGCCGCAGTTCATCATCTACAAGGAGCTGGGCTGGCTGAACACCTTTCTGCCGCTGATCGCGCCGAAGTTCCTCGCCACCGAGGCGTTCTTCGTCTTCCTCATGGTGCAGTTCATCCGCGGTCTACCCAAGGAGCTGTTCGAGGCGGCGCGGATCGACGGCGCCGGGCACTTCCGCAGCTACTTCCAGATCACCCTGCCGCTGATCATCCCCTCCCTCGCCACCACGGCGATCTTCACGTTCATCTGGAGCTGGGGAGACTTCTTCGGGCCGCTGATCTACCTGCGCCTGCCGCAGCTGTTCCCGGCATCGCTCGCCCTGAAGGGATTCCTGGACGCGCAGTCCAGCTCCAACTACGGCTCGATGTTCGCCATGAGCGTCGTCTCGCTCATCCCCCTGTTCCTGGTCTTCCTGTTCGGGCAGCGGTTCCTCATCAAGGGCGCCGCGACCTCCGGCATCAAGTGA
- a CDS encoding Gfo/Idh/MocA family protein: protein MTRLRYALIGTGSRAQMYLGAIASTHSDVAELVAWSDTNPGRLDFSLQRNPGLGEPARFAVSALADAVREHRVDRVIITSPDFTHADHIVTALDAGADVVVEKPLTIDETGIRRIADAARRTGREVTITFNYRYAPRNSTLKQVIDSGEIGEVTSVHFEWVLDTAHGADYFRRWHRQKELSGGLLVHKASHHFDLVNWWISDVPVRVFASGGLRFYGAENAARRNLGPRPERGTTDSPLRDRFSLDLRTDPTWTGLYLEQEQYDGYLRDRDVFDEGITIEDNLALIVDYAGGSTMSYSLNAHSPWEGYTISVNGTRGRAELTVVERGAVLVDEQGRTVVDPSARPDLVHDDETRPVAERVLVQPHFGVAREVPIPAGEGGHGGGDDALLRDVFLGAQPDPLGRTADWTDGVRSVVVGLAGNRSLVEQRPVRISDLELGPAGAAIAGAR from the coding sequence ATGACCCGTCTCCGCTACGCCCTCATCGGCACCGGCTCCCGCGCCCAGATGTACCTCGGCGCGATCGCGTCGACGCACTCCGACGTCGCCGAGCTCGTCGCGTGGAGCGACACCAACCCCGGGCGGCTGGACTTCTCGCTGCAGCGGAACCCCGGCCTGGGCGAACCGGCACGGTTCGCCGTGTCCGCGCTGGCCGACGCCGTGCGCGAGCACCGCGTGGATCGGGTGATCATCACCTCTCCCGATTTCACGCACGCCGATCACATCGTCACCGCGCTGGATGCCGGCGCCGACGTCGTCGTCGAGAAGCCGCTCACGATCGATGAGACCGGCATCCGCCGCATCGCGGATGCCGCCCGGCGCACCGGGCGCGAGGTGACGATCACCTTCAACTACCGCTACGCACCGCGCAACAGCACGCTGAAGCAGGTGATCGATTCCGGCGAGATCGGCGAGGTGACCAGCGTGCACTTCGAGTGGGTGCTCGACACCGCCCACGGCGCCGACTACTTCCGGCGCTGGCATCGGCAGAAGGAGCTCTCCGGCGGGCTGCTCGTGCACAAGGCCAGCCATCACTTCGACCTGGTGAACTGGTGGATCTCCGATGTGCCCGTGCGGGTCTTCGCCTCGGGCGGGCTGCGATTCTACGGCGCCGAGAATGCCGCGCGCCGGAATCTCGGGCCTCGCCCCGAACGCGGCACCACCGACTCGCCGCTGCGCGACCGGTTCAGTCTCGACCTGCGCACCGACCCGACCTGGACCGGCCTGTACCTCGAGCAGGAGCAGTACGACGGCTACCTGCGCGATCGCGACGTCTTCGACGAGGGCATCACCATCGAGGACAATCTCGCCCTGATCGTCGACTACGCCGGCGGCAGCACGATGTCGTACTCGCTCAACGCTCATTCCCCCTGGGAGGGCTACACGATCTCGGTCAACGGCACGCGTGGGCGCGCCGAGCTGACCGTGGTCGAGCGCGGCGCCGTGCTCGTGGACGAGCAGGGCCGCACCGTCGTGGATCCCAGCGCCCGCCCCGACCTGGTGCACGACGACGAGACCCGTCCCGTGGCCGAGCGTGTGCTCGTGCAGCCGCACTTCGGCGTCGCCCGAGAGGTGCCGATCCCCGCCGGCGAGGGCGGGCACGGCGGCGGTGACGACGCTCTGCTGCGCGATGTCTTCCTGGGCGCCCAGCCCGACCCGCTCGGACGCACCGCCGACTGGACCGACGGGGTGCGCAGCGTCGTCGTCGGCCTCGCCGGCAACCGCTCTCTCGTCGAGCAGCGGCCGGTGCGCATCTCCGACCTCGAACTCGGTCCCGCCGGTGCGGCGATCGCGGGGGCCCGCTGA
- a CDS encoding 5-dehydro-4-deoxyglucarate dehydratase, whose amino-acid sequence MPELTIPDRVLFFPVTAFDAADRVDAELVEQHVAERVQHRPGAVFAACGTGEFHALSSAEYAVVVEAAVRGANGAVPVLGGCGGPLGHAIECARAAERLGAAGLLVMPPYLVRGPQQGLVDYIERICAATELPLIVYHRGASTFDPAVVRALLRNPQVVGIKDGVGDLALAQQFVREAAQAGRDDVLFFNGLLTAEMTQAAYTAIGVPLYSSATFAMAPDISVAFFEALRSGDLAAQHRLLDGFYTPLIALRDETPGFAVALVKAGVRAGGLPVGPVRAPLTDPTTEQTARLEQLLASGRELI is encoded by the coding sequence ATGCCTGAACTGACCATTCCCGACCGCGTGCTGTTCTTCCCGGTCACCGCGTTCGACGCCGCCGACCGGGTGGATGCGGAACTGGTCGAGCAGCATGTCGCCGAGCGGGTGCAGCACCGGCCGGGCGCCGTGTTCGCCGCCTGCGGCACAGGCGAGTTCCACGCCCTGTCGTCCGCGGAGTACGCCGTCGTCGTCGAAGCCGCCGTGCGCGGTGCGAACGGCGCCGTCCCCGTGCTCGGCGGCTGCGGCGGGCCGCTCGGGCACGCCATCGAGTGCGCCCGCGCCGCCGAGCGCCTCGGCGCCGCGGGGCTGCTGGTGATGCCGCCCTATCTGGTGCGCGGCCCGCAGCAGGGGCTGGTGGACTACATCGAGCGCATCTGCGCGGCGACCGAGCTGCCGCTGATCGTCTACCACCGCGGCGCCTCGACCTTCGACCCCGCAGTCGTTCGGGCACTGCTGCGCAATCCGCAGGTCGTCGGCATCAAGGACGGCGTGGGCGACCTGGCCCTGGCCCAGCAGTTCGTGCGTGAGGCGGCACAGGCCGGGCGTGACGACGTGCTGTTCTTCAACGGCCTGCTCACCGCCGAGATGACGCAGGCCGCCTACACGGCGATCGGCGTTCCGCTGTACTCCTCGGCCACCTTCGCGATGGCACCGGACATCTCGGTGGCCTTCTTCGAGGCGCTGCGCTCCGGCGACCTCGCAGCCCAGCATCGGCTGCTCGACGGCTTCTACACGCCGCTGATCGCCCTGCGCGACGAGACGCCCGGCTTCGCCGTCGCACTCGTCAAGGCCGGTGTGCGGGCGGGCGGGCTGCCCGTCGGGCCCGTGCGCGCTCCCCTGACCGACCCGACGACCGAGCAGACCGCCCGGCTCGAGCAGCTG